The DNA window GGACTGAATATTACTTCACTCttttcactgtatttaaaaatgtccgAAGCACTGGAGTAAACCTTAGTGCAGTCACTGGTAAGATAATATTCTTGTTACCATCTGAAAAGGACAAGAACAAATCTTTTACAATATCAAATTTGATGTTCCTTAACAGAAGGTTATTACTCAGTTAATAAACTGCAACTAACTGCAAAACgcttaaaaataattataagaaAACACAGTATTTCAGTATGGATATGATGTCAgtttttaaagtcacattttgttagtttttcatgtctttctttATCCTAGCTCCTACTAATGCAGAAAATTTCAGATCAGTTGGACAAAATGAGACCAGCATAACTTTGCAATGGAAAAAAGTCAATGGCATCCTTGACTATGTACTACAATACGGAAATATTTCAGGGGCAAATGTCAGAGGAGAAGCGAATAATGATAATGTGACATACACAGCCTCACATCTAAACAGTGGGACTCAATACAACTTCACTCTCTTcactgtgtttgaaaatgtcagCAGCACTGGAGTTCACCTTATTTCTGTCACTGGCAAGTTTACTTTGCTTTGATACACTTACATCACGAGTCAGGACAGAGTCTGTAAAGTCTCTTAGCCAATAGGGCCAATGCTATTTTTCCCTGTAATGCTGAAGATTTTAAGCTAGTTCTTTCAATGTGTCTTTTTACATTCTAGCTCCTCCTAATGCAGAGGAGTTTAAATCAGTTGGACAAAATGAGACAAGTGTAACTCTGCAGTGGATAAAAGGAGATGGCATATACAATTACACACTCAAGTTCAATGATAAAGAGACAGTTGTCACAGGAAATGAGGACAATAATGTGATGTTTATAGCCTCAGATCTAAAAAGTGGGACTGAATATGGCTTCActctttttactgtatttaaaaatgtcagaagCTCTGGAGTAAACCTTAGTGCAGTCACCGGTAAGATAATATTCTTATTACCACCTGAAAAGGACAAGAACAAAATCTTTTACAATATCAAATTTGATGTTCCTTAACAGAAGGTTATTACTCAGTTAATAAACTGCAACTAACTGCAAAactcttaaaaataattttacgaAAACAAAGTATTTCAGTATGGATATGATGTCAgtttttaaagtcacattttgttagtttttcatgtctttctttATCCTAGCTCCTGCTAATGCAGAAAATAGTGGAGAAAATTTCAGATCTGTTGGACAAAATGAGACCAGCATAACTTTGCAGTGGAAAAAAGTCAATGGCATCCTTGACTATGTACTACAATACGGAAATATTTCAGGGGCAAATGTCAGAGGAGAAGCGAATAATGATAATGTGACATACACAGCCTCACATCTAAACAGTGGGACTCAATACAACTTCACTCTCTTcactgtgtttgaaaatgtcagCAGCACTGGAGTTCACCTTATTTCTGTCACTGGCAAGTTTACTTTGCTTTGATACACTTACATCACGAGTCAGGACAGAGTCTGTAAAGTCTCTTAGCCAATAGGGCCAATGCTATTTTTCCCTGTAATGCTGAAGATTTTAAGCTAGTTCTTTCAATATGTCTTTTTACATTCTAGCTCCTCCTAATGCAGAGGAGTTTAAATCAGTTGGACAAAATGAGACAAGTGTAACTCTGCAGTGGATAAAAGGAGATGGCATATACAATTACACACTCAAGTTCAATGATAAAGAGACAGTTGTCACAGGAAATGAGGACAATAATGTGATGTTTATAGCCTCAGATCTAAAAAGTGGGACTGAATATGGCTTCActctttttactgtatttaaaaatgtcagaagCTCTGGAGTAAACCTTAGTGCAGTCACCGGTAAGATAATATTCTTATTACCACCTGAAAAGGACAAgaacaaatgttttacagtatctaatttgacatttctaaacaGAACATTATTACTCAGTTAATAAACTGCAACTAACTGCAAAactcttaaaaataattttacgaAAACAAAGTATTTCATTATGGATataatgtcagtttttaaagacacattttgttaatttttcatgtctttctttATCCTAGCTCCTACTAATGCAGAAAATTTCAGATCAGTTGGACAAAACGAGACCAGCATAACTTTGCAATGGAAAAAAGTCAATGGCATCCTTGACTATGTACTACAATACGGAAATATTTCAGGGGCAAATGTCAGAGGAGAAGCGAATAATGATAATGTGACATACACAGCCTCACATCTAAACAGTGGGACTCAATACAACTTCACTCTCTtcactgtgtttaaaaatgtcagcaGCACTGGAGTTCACCTTATTTCTGTCACTGGCAAGTTTACTTTGCTTTGATACACTTACATCACGAGTCAGGACAGAGTCTGTAAAGTCTCTTAGCCAATAGGGCCAATGCTATTTTTCCCTGTAATGCTGAAGATTTTAAGCTAGTTCTTTCAATGTGTCTTTTTACATTCTAGCTCCTCCTAATGCAGAGGAGTTCAAATCAGTTGGACAAGTATTTCAGTATGGATataatgtcagtttttaaagtcacattttgttaatttttcatgtctttctttATCCTAGCTCCTACTAATGCAGAAAATTTCAGATCTGTTGGACAAAATGAGACCAGCATAACTTTGCGATGGAAAAAAGTGAATGGGATCTTCAATTACATAATTAAGTTCAATAATATAGAGAAAAATGTCACAGGAAATGAGAACAACAATGTGACGTTCATAGCCTCAGATCTTAAAAGTGGGACTCAATATCACTTCACTCttttcactgtgtttaaaaatgtccgAAGCACTGGAGTAAACCTTAGTGCAGTCACCGGTAAGTTGTCTTTCCAATACTGCAGGCTTAAAACATTCAAGGACATTCAAGATGTTTTATCCATAGAGATATAATGAGTCCACAGCGTTTAGAAGGActaatttttctttgtctgtctaCATCCTAGCTCCTTCTAATACAGATGCGTTTAAATCAATTGGACAAAATGAGACCAGTATTACTTTGCAATGGAAAAAAGTGGAAGGCATCTCTAAATATACACTGGCTTTTAATAAAACGAGGATAAATGTCAATGCAGAGAAAGAGCAAGTGACGCACACAATCTTAGAACTCAAAAGTGGGACTAAGTATAACTTCACTCTCTTCACCGAGTTCAAAAATGTCAGCAGCAGCGGACAAAACCTCACTGCAGTCACTGgtaaaagttttttctttttccatttgaaaaaaGCCACAATAACAGCCACCCCCAAGCTCTTTAACAATATACATATACTAACATCATTTTGTGCTTGTGTatgctgtcattttcttttttgaaaaaaattgctTGTCCTCCTTTACAGCTCCTGAAAATGTTAAGAATGTGCAAGTGTTGGGACAAAACGAGAGCAGTATAACTCTGACCTGGGGAAAAGTTAACAACATCTCAACCTACATCCTACAATATGTCAACAATAATGATACCATACTGGGACAGAGCAGCCCATTTGATCAAGGGACATTAGTTACATATGCAGTCACTTTGCTTACTCCTGggagaaaatataatttcattgtCATCACTGTGTTTGAGGAAGTCAGCAGCACAGGATACAGATTTAATGCTGCAACAGGTGGGGAATCTCTGTTACCTGATGATATGCTTTAACAAGTAAAACATCTTTTTAGCAAGCTGAGCAAACCTGTAGGCTTTGTGTTAAGTAAAAGCTCTCTTTGTTTCCATCAGTTCCCCCGAGGGTGCCTTTGGTAAATGTGAGTGAACGTTCTGTGACCAAGATAACTCTGCAGTGGAACAATACGAACACTAACTGGAGCTACTTGCTTCGGATTAATGGGATGGATGTTATCAAAAACGTGTCCTCATCAGTTGTGTCACATTCAGTTGCTTCTCTCAAGCCTGGAACAGCATATAATTTCAGTGTGATCACAATGTTCGATGGACTCAACAGCACTGCATATAAAGACTCCACAGTAACAGGCAGGCCAACATTCAGTTCCACATAGGCATTTACAAAGACCTACCAGTTCTAATTCTGTAATATGCACGTTAGTACttagttgtatttatttctctctgGACTTGTCTTCTTATGACTTTCAGCCATAGACTGTTCCAGCGTAAACTGGTATGTTACCAACTCATCAATCCAAGGAATAGTAGAAGGCTTGTTCTCGAAGGCAACTGCctcaaatgcaacaaaaactaATGTCAGTCCGGGAGGTAGCAATGTTACCTTTACTGACCTTTATCCTGGCGAGACCTATGAGATATCTCTTGAGTTTGAAAAATACCAACAGTGTCATCACAACCTAACAATCCGTAAGTTTCTTATGATATTATCCTAATAATAATCTGCATTTACCACAGAAATAGTgtgaaacataatatttatcAATTTAACTGCAAACCAAATAATtactgaaaagcaaaaacaaaagagcagtGGCTATTTTATTATGAATTCATCATTATTATGTATAATAATAAGAAGATAGAGTTTAATTCTCTACCAAGATTATAGAAAGATGTCTTTAGATTGCAAATTTCCCAAATATTCGATGTACCCAACATGTGCGCCAAACTCGAATCATTGGCAACTAATCAATTTTTATTATAGtctgtgaattttttttttctgtggaataattgtttgaacatttatttcaacGAAATTCTAATAACTCTGTCTTTCAAAAAGCAAGTTGGTCAGcaactgttattttaaatatgctatataaataaactgacTCCACAATTTTCCGCATAGATAGAAAATGTTACTGTCTGCTATTCCTGATTTAAATCCGTCTTTGTGCTTGTTCTACTCAGGTCCTCCAAGTTTACGGGCTCATTGCGAGTATGAGGCATCTGGCTATTCAATCAAAATTATCTTGGATGAGACTGATGGTGTGTGGACTGCGGTGGAAATAAATGTGATTGGAAAAACCTTAGTTTATAATAAAAATCAGAACTACAAGATATCTGGATTCCAACCTGCCAAAAACTATGAAGTGTCTTTAACTTCACTGTCTGGAAATGTAAGCAGCTccacagcatttgtttttgaatgttctACTGATCCAAGGGGTAAGTGAAGTCGATAAACTTTatagaaaaaacacatattcacTTGTTATTGGGCTGTTTGGCATCAGTTATattactttctttttcattagtTTGGTGCTTtgaattctgactttttttcttccGTTACAAAATGTATCTATGTGGAGAATGAAGATAATTTGATTGTTCTGCTGTTATGTGTTAAACCACTTAATCcagattttatttcttgtagCGGTCATTGCGGGGTCAGTActtgctgtgctgttttttctgttgATCTGTCTAgttgtcttcattttgtttatgaGACCAGAGTTAATCAGGTTGGTGCTCCCTCTGTCAGAGACAACATTATGTCATTTCATCTCCTTGATATTTATTCTGTCAGACTCAAATAGTAAAcctctttgatttttttcccccacactAGAAAGAAAGCATTTATTTGTGGATCTATtctatctgtaaaaaaaaacaagtaagtGAACAATTCATCATGTATTCATAGGAGTAATTCTCCTGCTCTCCCAAAAGTGGAGAGAATTAATAATTAACCacatatgaaaaatatttcCATAAAGAAATGTGTTACTCTTCATCTCATAAAATGTAAGATACACATTTCATTCATCTTACATATCATTAAATATATGTTGTAACgcgtgtttttgtttgtttcagagcCATTTCTGTGACAAAATTTGAAGACCACTTCTTCCACTTAAGTATGGATGACAATAGAGGTTTCAGCCTTGAATATGAggtgtaatatatatattattattataagtaatTATTTCTCTTTATCATCTTTTCTGTTGCATTGAATTTGTGGCTGTATATATTTGtgacaatgtttaaaatgttttttcacatgcaGAGCCTCGCTCCTGTTGGTACAGAACAGACACGAAGAGCCGCAGTTCTACCTGAGAACAAACCAAAGAATCGTTTCAACAATGTCCTGCCATGTAAGTCTGTCTCCTGAATACTAGAGCATGTTGGCATGAGAACTATAGACTCATGAAAATAATTTAGATCCACTAACTCATTTTAACTGTGGCTGTTTTAAGCAGTCTTCTTTGTTATGATTTCTGTTAAATCATCTGTTGTTTAATCCTAGACGACTGGTCTCGAGTGAGGCTAACTACACATCTCAGTGGGACCTCTGATTACATTAATGCCAATTACATGCCAGTAAGTATTATTCGATAATTGGAAACTATTTCAAAGAACTAGTCCTTTAATTATTGGGCAAAATTTTACAAGAAAAGACTGGTTTAATAAGCTTGAACTTATTATCTGGAGCAAGTAAATTGACATTTAAAGATTAGCAATTTATGCCAGGGCGAGTGGTCATACAGTGGAGGTTCATGTCATGCTGAGTAATGTAGGACATACAGAAACTAATGAATAGTCAATCTGAACTCTTATTATGTGTCTTAGGGCTTTAATAGCAACAGAGAGTACATTGCTACTCAGGGTCCTCTGCCTTCTACAGTCAATGATTTCTGGAGGATGATCTGGGAGCAAAGAGTAATGGGGATCGTCATGGTAACCAACTGCACTGAAGGGGGACGGGTGAGTTGTCAGGAACATTTTAATGACAGATGTTAAGGGACATCtgtccattatctgtcaccgtTTATCCTATGTGGGTCGCGGGGGGTTGGAGCATAACCTACCCTGGACAGATTGCCAGTCTATCATAGAGAGAcagatacagacagacaaccattcacagatttaccagttaacctaacatgcacgtttttggactgtgggaggaaacaggagcACCCGCAGGGAACAcatgcaagcatggggagaacatgcaaactcctaACTCCACACAGAAGGGGCAAGGTCAGCCGGGGCCATGAACCTgcaaccttccagctgtgaggtgcagcgctaaccactccgcCACCGTGCTGCCCCATTTTAAGGGATCTTCAAACCTAAAATACTTTGGGCTGTTTTGTCAAATTGCGACAGTTTATGTGTCCTGACAGTGTAGCTTAAACATTTTGAGCcagaaaaatgttacaaatgtagCCTTTTTGTTTATTGCTAATTTCTGGTCTTTTTCATAATTACATATGAAGAACtttgttctttaattttgtttttgtgttaatctGTGTGCTTCTTTTACTTAGACCAAGTGTGAACAATACTGGCCTGCAAACAGGAATCCTTGCCTTTATGACAAGCTGGAGGTCACCATGATTTATGAGCAACAGGAGCCCAACTGGACGTTGAGGGAATTCAATGTGAAACATGTATGAAACATATGTGACATTCATATGTTATAACTGATCAATCTAATTGAATCTCATCTAAATCTAACTTGGTTAAGTAATAACATGTTAGGTAATCTCAAAAGCATATctccaaaagcaaaacaaaagtgagAAGAAAGGACAGCTATTAATGGaagaatatgaaatattttaatttacgGTTAAAGTCTTACTTTCAAAGATGATAATACATGTTTGTTAATGATGACTTCAGGTGTCATCTACCAACAGACAACCACAgacttacagtatttatttccTCTTTGTCAAACTTCTTCACAGAGAAACTCCTCAGAATCACGCACTgtgaaacatttccattttactgCCTGGCCTGACCATGGAGTCCCACAGAGCACAGAAGTCCTGATCCAGTTCAGAGCCCTGGTGAGACAGCACATAGAGAGACAAGGGAATGGGGCACCCACCGTAGTTCACTGCAGGTACAGAATACGTTTTTCCATTGTGTCTACAGAGGAAACTACGCCATATGTTGGGAACATTTATGTGACACTTtagtaaaaataatagaaaataaatcaacagtGTCATTGGTGAGCGCTTTTGGTGCTTTTGGCTTAAAATCTGCTTTGAGACCAACTGGACTACTACATGACAGCCATTTTTTCTGGGCACTGACTTGCTGTATTGTCTGTCTCTTAGTGCTGGAGTTGGGAGAACGGGCACTATTATTGCCCTGGATGTTTTCCTTCAGGAGATggacaaaaaaggagaaatagGCATCAATGCTTTTGTGCATAAGATGAGACTGAGTCGACCACACATGGTGCAGACAGAGGTAAAATTTGGGAATTTTCGGGGCCGTGGGTGCTGTTTCAGGTTCCAGTCacattattgcacatttttattctttgcgATGCTTAATTACAGTGTAAACACAAAAGCCTTGGCTAAAGTACTGGGATGCTTACAAAGACTGACAGTATGAATTAAGCATAATCTGTTCTATTTGGAAtataaggaaataaaaatattaataaaaatactgtgaGCATACAGTAAGCACTCATCAGAATTAAAAATTATTCTGCTTTGTGAATTACTTGCTCCTCTCTTTTCAGTCCCAGTATATTTTTCTGCACCAGTGCATCGTGGACAGTCTGCACCCTTGTGAGAATAATGAAGAGAACATATATGAAAACACAGAAGGGATATATGTCAATGCAACTGCCCTCCGGGAGTTTCGTAATACCACAAATGACTGAACAAGATTGTTTAGCCTTGTCTTTTATACTTCTAAAATCTACACGCAATATATTGTTATAAACTGTTAAtaggaaatattttgttttattctatatatatatatgcatattttatttaagtttcaaatgcttttttctCACACCcaaatgtttattgttattattattattactaaaagGAACAACACTCTAGATGACTGCAGAATGTTTTCAAAttagattaattaaaaaatattttataggtTGAAGGGGTAGGTAgaaaattctatttttatttgtacaagaattgaaacatttgta is part of the Channa argus isolate prfri chromosome 20, Channa argus male v1.0, whole genome shotgun sequence genome and encodes:
- the LOC137106235 gene encoding receptor-type tyrosine-protein phosphatase H-like isoform X12, whose amino-acid sequence is MVKPLSVKITSNHLLLCIFLCLLWGVTDINTSTTTVTNTKVSSTTISTAISPPPNVNEFRSVGQNETSITLQWKKVNGILDYVLQYGNISGANVRGEANNDNVTYTASHLNSGTQYNFTLFTVFENVSSTGVHLISVTAPTNAENFRSVGQNETSITLQWKKVDDILDYVLQYGNISGANVRGEANNDNVTYTASHLNSGTQYNFTLFTVFKNVRSTGVNLSAVTAPPNAEEFKSVGQNETSVTLQWIKGNGIYNYTLKFNNTEKNVEDENVTFIASHLKSGTEYYFTLFTVFKNVRSTGVNLSAVTAPTNAENFRSVGQNETSITLQWKKVNGILDYVLQYGNISGANVRGEANNDNVTYTASHLNSGTQYNFTLFTVFENVSSTGVHLISVTAPPNAEEFKSVGQNETSVTLQWIKGDGIYNYTLKFNDKETVVTGNEDNNVMFIASDLKSGTEYGFTLFTVFKNVRSTGVNLSAVTAPTNAENFRSVGQNETSITLQWKKVNGILDYVLQYGNISGANVRGEANNDNVTYTASHLNSGTQYNFTLFTVFENVSSTGVHLISVTAPPNAEEFKSVGQNETSVTLQWIKGDGIYNYTLKFNDKETVVTGNEDNNVMFIASDLKSGTEYGFTLFTVFKNVRSSGVNLSAVTAPANAENSGENFRSVGQNETSITLQWKKVNGILDYVLQYGNISGANVRGEANNDNVTYTASHLNSGTQYNFTLFTVFENVSSTGVHLISVTAPPNAEEFKSVGQNETSVTLQWIKGDGIYNYTLKFNDKETVVTGNEDNNVMFIASDLKSGTEYGFTLFTVFKNVRSSGVNLSAVTAPTNAENFRSVGQNETSITLQWKKVNGILDYVLQYGNISGANVRGEANNDNVTYTASHLNSGTQYNFTLFTVFKNVSSTGVHLISVTAPTNAENFRSVGQNETSITLRWKKVNGIFNYIIKFNNIEKNVTGNENNNVTFIASDLKSGTQYHFTLFTVFKNVRSTGVNLSAVTAPSNTDAFKSIGQNETSITLQWKKVEGISKYTLAFNKTRINVNAEKEQVTHTILELKSGTKYNFTLFTEFKNVSSSGQNLTAVTAPENVKNVQVLGQNESSITLTWGKVNNISTYILQYVNNNDTILGQSSPFDQGTLVTYAVTLLTPGRKYNFIVITVFEEVSSTGYRFNAATVPPRVPLVNVSERSVTKITLQWNNTNTNWSYLLRINGMDVIKNVSSSVVSHSVASLKPGTAYNFSVITMFDGLNSTAYKDSTVTAIDCSSVNWYVTNSSIQGIVEGLFSKATASNATKTNVSPGGSNVTFTDLYPGETYEISLEFEKYQQCHHNLTIRPPSLRAHCEYEASGYSIKIILDETDGVWTAVEINVIGKTLVYNKNQNYKISGFQPAKNYEVSLTSLSGNVSSSTAFVFECSTDPRAVIAGSVLAVLFFLLICLVVFILFMRPELIRKKAFICGSILSVKKNKAISVTKFEDHFFHLSMDDNRGFSLEYESLAPVGTEQTRRAAVLPENKPKNRFNNVLPYDWSRVRLTTHLSGTSDYINANYMPGFNSNREYIATQGPLPSTVNDFWRMIWEQRVMGIVMVTNCTEGGRTKCEQYWPANRNPCLYDKLEVTMIYEQQEPNWTLREFNVKHRNSSESRTVKHFHFTAWPDHGVPQSTEVLIQFRALVRQHIERQGNGAPTVVHCSAGVGRTGTIIALDVFLQEMDKKGEIGINAFVHKMRLSRPHMVQTESQYIFLHQCIVDSLHPCENNEENIYENTEGIYVNATALREFRNTTND